The sequence ACTCTACGTTCGTTGAGTTTCGCGATGTACAGCGGAACTCCATCGATGCCCAGACCCGATTAATCGAAGCCGAATTTAATGCCAAAGCGGCTGAAATTGAATTACTCCGGCTTAGCAGTACCATTTCGCAAGAACTAGGACAATAAGTGAACAGTCTGACCGATTGAGCGTTAGTTAATTAAGTTAACGGCAACTTATTAACTAACGCTCACGGAGTATGCCTTACACAAAAAAAGAGTACCCTGCCTCACTCAGAAATTTTATGGCTCCGGTGCGCAACAAAGCCATCGATATTGCCAATGCTTTGCTCACCGATGGTGCTGATGAGTCAAAAGCAATAGCCATTGCAACCGCCAAGGCTGAAGAGTGGGCTCTAAAACGAAGCATAAAGGTGCGGAAGGATAATGCTCCCGAGAATAAATAATCGGCTAATGGATCAGGTCTTTCGCTTAGAGCCGAGCCATCTATTCCTTACTTCACGATGAAACCAGAACCTGTTCAGCCGTTTGACTGGGAGCGTATTTTTATTCATGAATTTCCCTGGACATATCTTGGCGAGGTTGCGTTCCGAACCGTCTTTATGTTTTTGGTCGTGTTGGCCGCCTTGACCGTATCGGGGAAACGGGAGGTGCGCCAATTATCGATCTACGAACTGGTGTTGCTGATTGGCCTTGGCTCAGCCGCTGGTGATCCCATGTTCTACCATGATGTGCCGCTGGCTTCGGCCGTAGTCGTCTTTCTGGTGATAATGGGATGCTACAAACTGGCCACATACATCAGTGACCGGAACAAAACCGTTAGAACCCTTCTGGAAGGTAAGCCCGTTTATGTGATTGAAGACGGCTGTATTTTAACCGAGAATTTTGATCAGGAGGACCTGGGGCTGGAGGAGCTATTTTCTGATTTGCGGGTAGAAGGTATTGAACATCTGGGACAGGTGCGCACGGCTATTCTGGAGCCAAATGGTCAGCTCAGTCTGTTTACATTTAAAGAAAATGATATCCGGCCCGGATTGCCGATTCTACCCAACGAATTGAAGCGTCATTCAGAAAGCATTCCACAACCGGGTGATTATGCCTGTTGTGCTTGTGGTCATGTAAAGACATTTAGCGCATCTGTTGACCACTCTTCGTGTCAGCGTTGCAAAAAAACTAAATGGGTAAAGGCAGTAAAATGAAGTTATGTGGCTGATAATCAGTAAACTATCTACTTAAATGATGAGTCTTTGATAACGCTCTTAACCTGATCGTTCAGGAATTTTAATAAGAGCTTTTCAACGCCATCCAGGCCGTGAGGACTAGTTTGTCGGAACCTGTTTTTTTGTTCAATATATGGGTTTAAATCCCGACATTCATACGATTCCAGAATCTGCGGATGAACGTAATGTTTGCGGCAGACCGTACGCGTATTGCCCAGTTTCAGCGATACTTCATCGAGTACAGTATTGACGTTTTTCTTTAATTCTTTCTCTGATTCGCAAGGTTCCAGTTCAATGAGCAGCCGGAGAGCATTGACTGTTCCGGCCCAGGTTCGGAAATCCTTTGCCGAAAAATCGTCACCCATTGTTTCATGAAGATACTCATTCACCATTCCAGAGTCGATGGAGTGACGATTGCCAGCTTCGTCGAAATATTGAAATAACTCTTTACCCGGAATATCGCGGCAGGCTTTTACGAGCCGTGATAGCCGCCGGTCATGGAGGGTAATATCGTGATAAATACCTTTTTTGCCTTTGAAACTAAACCGTACTTCGCTGCCTACTGCCTTAACATGCCGGTTTTTGAGGGTTGTTAAGCCATAAGAACCATATTCTTTTTCATAGGCCGCATTCCCTACGCGAATCAGGGTTTGTTCCATTACGCTCAACGCAATTGCGATTACTTTTTCGCGAGTCAACGATCGATGGGTTAAATCCTGATCCAGTCGAGCGCGAAGTCTGGGAAGAGCTTCGCCAAAAGCGGCCATTCGAAAAAATTTCGTTTCGCTCCGGATCTTGTTCCAGTTGGCGTGATAGCGATATTGTTTCCTGTTTTTTGTGTCGATACCAGTTGCCTGTAGGTGTCCATTCACTTTTGGGCTAATCCAGACATCTTCCCAGGCTGGGGGCAAAACCAGTTTGTGGATACGCTCCCTTGTTTCAGCGTCGCCGATGATCGCTCCGTTTGCATCAAAATAAGTGAAGTGATCGCCGGTTTTTCGCCGACTGATTCCAGGCATTGTGTCGTTCATATACACGAGCCGGGCTGCCTTTGCTGCCTTAATCGGATCGTGTGCCAGTTCCAGTAAATCCACGTTCGTTGAGTTTTGTGGATTGGTAACTGTTTGACGAGCCAATTGGTTAAAGCGGGACTAAAGAAAACAGTTATCCGATAATCTGAAGCAATCAGTTGTCATAAAACCAGGTTACCGTTCGGCCGCTTTGCCAAAGAACCAGAGAGCTAATGCACTGGCGTAATGATAAAAATCTGTCGGATGAAAAAACGACTCCAGTGATTGAGCCTTCGTTGCAAGCCCCATCATCATAGCCGCCAGGACAATCCAAAGGCCACGTTTGTTGCGCTGGAGTAAGGAAAATACAGCGAGTAGCATCAGTACGAGAATCGCGAGCGACGGCACTACTGGCGTGAAAACACGAACCTCGGGCAGCAGTAGAAGGATAAAGACAAACAGACCAAATAGCATGGTCGTTATAAAAGTCGTTATCGAATAGACACGTCGGTAAAGTAATCCCCAAACGCCTACTACCGCACAAACAACACCTAGGCTATCGGCTAGAACGACCATTGAGCGATGAAGAGGCTCAAGCGATTCATTGCCTGCATAATGGAAAATACCAATCAGGGCCGCCAGCGAAACGGTAAGTAAGAAAAATCCCCATAAAAGCCGATTATATATGCTTACCCGCTGAAAAAAGTGCCAGAACACCCCAACGCCCGTTCCGGCCAGAATAGAGCCTGAGAGAATGTGCGAAAAAATCATCACGTAATTTACGAAGATTCGGCTACTTTTGCCCAACTTATTCAATGATGCAAGATTAACAGACGAAAGGAAAAAGACGAAAATTGTTCAGATCTTTCTTCAGTCGTCTGTTAATCCTGTGTCAAATTCAATCGCATCGCCAACGATTTACTAACCGTCATGAGTGTTTTAGTTAACAAGGACTCCAAAGTTATCGTCCAGGGCTTTACCGGCTCGGAGGGCAGTTTCCATGCTCAGCAGATGATCGAATATGGTACCAATGTCGTTGGTGGAGTTACGCCCGGCAAAGGTGGACAGACTCACCTCGATCGGCCCGTTTTTAATACTGTTCAGCAAGCTGTTGATCAGGCTGAGGCCGATGTGTCCATCATTTTTGTACCACCCGCATTTGCTGCAGACGCCATTATGGAAGCTGCTGAAGCAGGTATCAAGGTGATAATCTGCATTACAGAGGGTATTCCGACGGAAGATATGGTAGCGGTGAAAAACTACCTTACCGATAAAGACACTCGGTTGATTGGTCCAAACTGCCCCGGTGTTATGACGGCGGAGGAATGTAAAGTTGGGATTATGCCCGGCTTCATTTTCAAGAAAGGAACCATTGGTATCGTTTCCAAATCAGGAACACTGACCTATGAAGCGGTTGACCAACTGACTAAAGCCGGTTTAGGGCAAAGCACAGCGATCGGTATCGGGGGTGACCCAATCATTGGCACAACAACCAAGCAGGCTGTTGAACTGCTGATGAACGATCCAGAAACTGAAGCCATCGTCATGATCGGCGAAATTGGTGGAGGAATGGAGGCTGAAGCGGCTCGCTGGATCAAGGCAGACGGTAACCGCAAACCTGTTGTAGGCTTTATTGCCGGACAAACGGCTCCGAAAGGACGCCGGATGGGACACGCCGGAGCGATTGTTGGCGGAGCCGACGATACGGCATCGGCTAAAATGGCAATCATGCGTGAGTGTGGTATTCACGTTGTTGAGTCGCCCGCACTCATTGGTGATACCATGCTGAAGGCATTGGGGAAAAATTGATTTAACGGGCTATAAAGCGTGCCGCAACGGATGTTGAAAGAGCAAAAAAGCAATAGAAGGAAAAAAGACTGGCTAAACTGGATACGAGTACCTGCCATGGCATTTTTTCGCTCTATTGCTCTTTCAACATTCGTTGCGGCACTCTTTGTTACAGCCGTTTTTGCACAGTCCCGCACAGAAGGAATTGGACCGGCCAATCAGTATTATCCGGTTCATGATTTTCACGATGATTTTCAGGTATACGATGAGGCCACTAAAGCCTACGTACCCTATATCGTTGAACAGCACGCTGACCAAACAGCGTTAAGTACCTATCTTGACCTCGAAAGTAATCGGCACTACAATCTTCTTATTTCGACAAAACAGGATGGGTATCTGTTTATTAACGCATCCCTGAAACGAAAACTTCGGGCAGGCGAGTGGTCTGTATTCAGTATCGACAGCCTGTATCGTGTGTATCGCCAGCCGGAAGTTTTTCTGACACTGTATGGTGCGCCCGGTCTGAATGACAAACGCCTGTTTATTGGCTACCCAAAGTCAGCTACTCAGAAACTGGTTGTCCTGCGTGATGATAACCTGAGTGTACGACCGCGTACGTTTTCGGTGTATAATAATTTTTTCGGCTTAGGCTTATTGTTTTTGTTAGCAAGCCATGCGTTCCTGTTTTCATTCTATCACAGGGCGTTTCTTCGGTTTTATAGCCTGCGTGATTTATTGTCACTTCGGGCGCAGGAAGAATCTTTTTTGATTAACCGGCCCCTGAGTAGCACCAATGTGCTGTTTATTCTTAATTTAAGTTTTGTTGTTGCTTATTTAATAGTATTCGTACAAAGCCGTAATCTCGATGTATTTGTCTCCCGACGCTTGTTGGGAGCGCAGAATCTGGGGGCGGTGTTAGGTGAGTTTATCGTATTAAGCGGGCTGGCTTTTATTGTACTAATGGGCAAATACATCGCTCTGGAAGTGCTAGGTGGGTTATATAAACTACAGAGCATCATTAATATCCATTTTTTCAAGGTACTTCAGTCGTCGATGCTGTTCTTTACGACACTGACGTTGCTTTTAGTGGTTATTGCCTACAATACAGCTAGTATGACCTGGTCAGAAAGTGCGCTATTACTGCCCGTTCTGGTGTTTTACCTGATGCGATTAGCCTTTCTATACATTGTCATCCGTAGTCAGGAACCTATCAAAAATCTGTATTTATTTTCGTACCTTTGCATCGTTGAATTGATTCCACTCATCATAGGCCTTCGTTTCGCACTGTGAGAGTGGTTTACAGTTTATGGTTGTGGTTTATGGTTGGTTTTCTGGTCAATTATAAACCAGTGCTATAAACTCAGAACTGACTATTGAAACGAGTTGAGATTCAATGAACGAGACCAGCATGCAATCCACCCAAGACCGGCTGACGAAGGTTAACCGGCTGCTAGTGACCCAATCCCGCCCTGCCGACGAAAAATCTCCTTATTTTGACTTAGTCAGCAAGTACAATATTCAGATTGATTTCCGGCCATTTATTCAGATACAGGGTGTATCGTTTAAGGATTTTCGTCGCCAGAAAATCAATATTCTGGATCATACAGCCATTATTTTTACCAGCCGGAATGCGATCGATCATTTCTTTCGTATTTGCCAGGAAGGCCGTATCGAGGTTCCTGCCGACATGAAATACTTCTGTATTTCGGAACAGACAGCTAATTATCTCCAGAAATACATCATAATCCGAAAGCGGAAGATCTTTAACGGCACTAAAACCGCGACCGAGTTATTCGATTTGATCAAGAAACATAAGAACGAGAAGTTCCTGTTTCCGTGTTCCAACATCCGGCGCAACGATATTCCTGAGTTCATGGATACCAGTAGCCTGCATTTTACGGAGGCAGTTATGTATGAAACTGTGCCGACGGATTTGTCAGATCTGGATATCACTAGTTACGATATCATTGCTTTTTTCAGTCCATCGGGCGTAGCATCGCTGATGACAAACTTCCCGGAGTTTAAGCAGAATGGTACACGAATGGCTGCTTTTGGCCCTACTACGGCAAAAGCAGTGACGGATGCAGGGCTTACCCTTGACATAGAAGCACCATTGCCAAACGCTCCCTCCATGACAGGTGCGCTTGATCTGTATATTAAAAAGGCTAACAATTCATAAACAGTTGGCGCTTTTGTGAGGTTGGTTGTTGAAATCAGGGCATTTTTGGTCCTTTTTCAACAACCAACCTTTATTTTTCTGGTTCAATAAAGTAGCAGTTTCGGCGTTTATTTGTAAACTGCATCGTACGGTTGCAACGAACGTACCGATGCGTGTCGTAATAGGCCAAGAGGCCTTGGCACAGGTTCTTTTTTCTTTGCTTGTATGATTCGCACTTTTTACTTTTTTGCCTTCCTGCTACTGACGCTTACCGCTCAGTCGGTTTTTGCCCAACAGGAACCTCAGCTTAGTATGTATATGTACAATCCCCTCTATTATAATCCAGCAGCTGCGGGGTCAGAGGGTGTATCACGAATACAACTTACGCAGAGAACCCAGTATCTTGGCTATCAGACAACGGGTAATTCTGATCCGGGAGGAGCTCAGAACTCCCAGATTTTATCATTCAACATGCCACTGGCCCGCATTAAGAGCGGTATAGGCATCTACCTGTTGAACGATAAGGTTGGGCCGAACTATAACCAATCGGTACAGTTATCCTATGCCTACCGACTCGCGTTGAAGAGTGGTACACTGGCATTTGGTGTTCAGGCCGGGCTTTTCAATAAAGGCTACGACTATGGTGTGCTTAGGCCAAGTGATGCAGGCGACCCCCTGATTCCAACCGGACGGATCGGACAGGCTAAACCGGATATTGGCGCTGGCGTTTATTACAACACGACCGACTACTGGGTTGGTGTAAGCGTTAATCATATCAATAAGGCACCGTATCAAATAGGTACTGACCGTTCTACCAATCCGCTCTATCCAAGCGCTTATCTGAGCGCTGGCTATCGGTTAGGAATAGGCTATGATATTGACATACAACCATCTATTTTGATTCAGTATGCTACCTTAGGAGGAATACGGAACTCAACAGCAACGATCAATTTAGTCGGCACATACGACAATCGGATCTGGGCTGGTGTTGGCTATCGATATCAGGATGCAGCCATGGCTACGGTTGGCATTAATCTGATGCGAAACAACGCATTGCGAGTAGGCTATTCGGTTGATCTGGTCCTTGGAGCTAGTGCTAAAAGTGCAACGTCACACGAATTTATGATAGGCTATGCACTTCCGGCGCCCGATCCCCGTAAGAAACCTATTATACGGACTCCTCGCTTTCGGTATTAATTCAATATTTAACAGGATTGTTTAAGGTTTCTGGTGACGGATAATAAAGACTAACATTTTGGCAGTATTCTTGTTAGGCAGTTTAGGAATAGCAGTGTATTTTTGAAGAAAGTAGGTTTAGTTAAAAAGTGTGAAAATGCGCTATTGAGTTAATTAATGAAGCAACGTTTTTGAGAAATTCTTCGTAAAGAAAATTCTACATACAATAACCAAACGGATTTTCGTTTTTAGTCTGGTCTCGCACAAGAAGAAGGTAAAAAGTCTTATAATGATGAAGTACAACTGGTTTACAGCCAACGCAACCCGGGTGGTGATGGTCGCAGCAGTAATTCTGCTGATGCAAGGTTGCGGCTTTATTAAGTCAAAGTTCGGTGGTAAAGACGGCAAAGGAGGAGAAGTCGGTGTTACGAATGGAGAAATTACGGCCACAGGTCGTAAAGGTTGGAAGCAACCAACTCCATACGGAATGGTACTGGTTCCTTCAGGTTCGTTTATCATGGGACAGGCTGACGAAGACGTGGCGGCTACTCAAATTAATATGAACCGGCAGGTAACCA comes from Spirosoma aureum and encodes:
- a CDS encoding DUF2188 domain-containing protein, yielding MPYTKKEYPASLRNFMAPVRNKAIDIANALLTDGADESKAIAIATAKAEEWALKRSIKVRKDNAPENK
- a CDS encoding DUF421 domain-containing protein → MKPEPVQPFDWERIFIHEFPWTYLGEVAFRTVFMFLVVLAALTVSGKREVRQLSIYELVLLIGLGSAAGDPMFYHDVPLASAVVVFLVIMGCYKLATYISDRNKTVRTLLEGKPVYVIEDGCILTENFDQEDLGLEELFSDLRVEGIEHLGQVRTAILEPNGQLSLFTFKENDIRPGLPILPNELKRHSESIPQPGDYACCACGHVKTFSASVDHSSCQRCKKTKWVKAVK
- a CDS encoding DNA topoisomerase IB; this translates as MDLLELAHDPIKAAKAARLVYMNDTMPGISRRKTGDHFTYFDANGAIIGDAETRERIHKLVLPPAWEDVWISPKVNGHLQATGIDTKNRKQYRYHANWNKIRSETKFFRMAAFGEALPRLRARLDQDLTHRSLTREKVIAIALSVMEQTLIRVGNAAYEKEYGSYGLTTLKNRHVKAVGSEVRFSFKGKKGIYHDITLHDRRLSRLVKACRDIPGKELFQYFDEAGNRHSIDSGMVNEYLHETMGDDFSAKDFRTWAGTVNALRLLIELEPCESEKELKKNVNTVLDEVSLKLGNTRTVCRKHYVHPQILESYECRDLNPYIEQKNRFRQTSPHGLDGVEKLLLKFLNDQVKSVIKDSSFK
- a CDS encoding DUF6962 family protein, whose amino-acid sequence is MIFSHILSGSILAGTGVGVFWHFFQRVSIYNRLLWGFFLLTVSLAALIGIFHYAGNESLEPLHRSMVVLADSLGVVCAVVGVWGLLYRRVYSITTFITTMLFGLFVFILLLLPEVRVFTPVVPSLAILVLMLLAVFSLLQRNKRGLWIVLAAMMMGLATKAQSLESFFHPTDFYHYASALALWFFGKAAER
- the sucD gene encoding succinate--CoA ligase subunit alpha → MSVLVNKDSKVIVQGFTGSEGSFHAQQMIEYGTNVVGGVTPGKGGQTHLDRPVFNTVQQAVDQAEADVSIIFVPPAFAADAIMEAAEAGIKVIICITEGIPTEDMVAVKNYLTDKDTRLIGPNCPGVMTAEECKVGIMPGFIFKKGTIGIVSKSGTLTYEAVDQLTKAGLGQSTAIGIGGDPIIGTTTKQAVELLMNDPETEAIVMIGEIGGGMEAEAARWIKADGNRKPVVGFIAGQTAPKGRRMGHAGAIVGGADDTASAKMAIMRECGIHVVESPALIGDTMLKALGKN
- a CDS encoding DUF4271 domain-containing protein; translation: MAFFRSIALSTFVAALFVTAVFAQSRTEGIGPANQYYPVHDFHDDFQVYDEATKAYVPYIVEQHADQTALSTYLDLESNRHYNLLISTKQDGYLFINASLKRKLRAGEWSVFSIDSLYRVYRQPEVFLTLYGAPGLNDKRLFIGYPKSATQKLVVLRDDNLSVRPRTFSVYNNFFGLGLLFLLASHAFLFSFYHRAFLRFYSLRDLLSLRAQEESFLINRPLSSTNVLFILNLSFVVAYLIVFVQSRNLDVFVSRRLLGAQNLGAVLGEFIVLSGLAFIVLMGKYIALEVLGGLYKLQSIINIHFFKVLQSSMLFFTTLTLLLVVIAYNTASMTWSESALLLPVLVFYLMRLAFLYIVIRSQEPIKNLYLFSYLCIVELIPLIIGLRFAL
- a CDS encoding uroporphyrinogen-III synthase encodes the protein MNETSMQSTQDRLTKVNRLLVTQSRPADEKSPYFDLVSKYNIQIDFRPFIQIQGVSFKDFRRQKINILDHTAIIFTSRNAIDHFFRICQEGRIEVPADMKYFCISEQTANYLQKYIIIRKRKIFNGTKTATELFDLIKKHKNEKFLFPCSNIRRNDIPEFMDTSSLHFTEAVMYETVPTDLSDLDITSYDIIAFFSPSGVASLMTNFPEFKQNGTRMAAFGPTTAKAVTDAGLTLDIEAPLPNAPSMTGALDLYIKKANNS
- a CDS encoding PorP/SprF family type IX secretion system membrane protein, whose amino-acid sequence is MIRTFYFFAFLLLTLTAQSVFAQQEPQLSMYMYNPLYYNPAAAGSEGVSRIQLTQRTQYLGYQTTGNSDPGGAQNSQILSFNMPLARIKSGIGIYLLNDKVGPNYNQSVQLSYAYRLALKSGTLAFGVQAGLFNKGYDYGVLRPSDAGDPLIPTGRIGQAKPDIGAGVYYNTTDYWVGVSVNHINKAPYQIGTDRSTNPLYPSAYLSAGYRLGIGYDIDIQPSILIQYATLGGIRNSTATINLVGTYDNRIWAGVGYRYQDAAMATVGINLMRNNALRVGYSVDLVLGASAKSATSHEFMIGYALPAPDPRKKPIIRTPRFRY